A portion of the Kazachstania africana CBS 2517 chromosome 2, complete genome genome contains these proteins:
- the PMT7 gene encoding putative dolichyl-phosphate-mannose--protein mannosyltransferase (similar to Saccharomyces cerevisiae YDR307W; ancestral locus Anc_5.328): protein METLPGQDYGNDNDTIQYEMGPHSNYLPYNRIAKVTMKTRHWIVAISLISIYSAYILNKYDIVDPVLRDLETEFFNLLVLQKSGQFFLSFRPFLALQLYSILPLSIGLLRLFSLCLSSLTLLLVFSTLILSRVNMILSSFGMLSIMSLSIFQINSVSVNENALCWFTLVSVIHLWQNYRLTGKGKFKTMLLISVLLGSNMSIKYSGFMTLLWAMVVFNWHLWNRIIPDLGCSNKNIAKLSITHSLLLLIIPLSIFLLTSFIQITHWKFDNPEYSKFMSSYFQTYLRNNKRPITLDSRLYYGSVIELRHLNSIGGYLASVNATYPSGSQEQIVGITSQEDSEWNHFILEPIETHVRNEVQEGKIVPVKQSRPLKLRHKLTGKLLRASDVRPPISEHDYDKEVSCTGDISYNGKNDEFWKFDVTTLDEKRPVRPLEDTIQVRNIGQRCTLMSHDIKLPEVWNIDLSEVDNYLQEVICIESAVHARSLFQVILVRNAHSEPYEKFFYPSENESFKFSKLFYEIVVKQFKSDSYIGKSGTEEVDYIEVGNWPFKTLDDNIYVKHIWLSSIVSIMLVIFGNLITIVSWNPFSKLSKAETTKIYKIIFTDVSIECLVGWFLHYYVFMKWSNSEGLDVTNYFPSFLFGELLFIYLLNYFYHWNKMSLIIVPIYLLVMLYMNK from the coding sequence ATGGAAACACTACCTGGCCAGGATTATGGCAATGACAATGACACAATACAGTATGAAATGGGTCCCCATTCAAACTATCTGCCATACAATAGAATTGCGAAAGTTACGATGAAAACTCGTCATTGGATAGTGGCAATTTCGCTCATATCGATTTATTCTGCTTATATCCTAAATAAATACGACATCGTTGATCCTGTACTCAGGGACTTAGAGACTGAGTTCTTTAACTTGCTAGTGCTACAGAAATCTGGGCAATTCTTTCTCAGTTTTAGACCTTTCTTAGCACTTCAACTTTATTCCATTTTGCCATTAAGTATCGGTCTATTGagattattttctttgtgTCTCAGTTCTTTGACTTTACTACTCGTCTTTTCCACGCTCATATTATCTCGTGTCAATATGATATTGTCCTCATTTGGTATGCTTTCAATCATGAGTCTAtcaatctttcaaattaattCCGTATCGGTTAATGAAAACGCTCTATGTTGGTTTACGTTGGTTTCAGTCATCCATCTTTGGCAAAATTACAGATTGACCGGAAAAGGTAAGTTCAAAACTATGTTACTGATCTCTGTTCTGCTTGGATCAAACATGtcaatcaaatattcagGTTTTATGACTTTATTGTGGGCCATGGTTGTATTCAATTGGCACCTATGGAATAGAATCATCCCTGATTTGGGTTGctcaaacaaaaatattgcCAAACTTTCAATCACTCATTCTTTATTGCTATTGATAATTCcattatcaattttcttattgacttcatttattcaaatcacCCATTGGAAATTTGACAATCcagaatattcaaaattcatgtcttcttattttcaaacatatttaagaaataataagaGGCCCATAACTCTAGATTCACGATTATATTATGGTTCAGTAATCGAACTTCGTCATTTGAACTCGATTGGAGGTTATTTGGCATCTGTGAACGCTACGTATCCAAGCGGGTCTCAGGAACAGATAGTCGGAATCACCAGTCAAGAAGATAGCGAATGGAATCATTTCATCCTAGAGCCAATTGAAACGCACGTCCGTAACGAAGTCCAAGAGGGCAAAATAGTTCCTGTAAAGCAGTCAAGACCTCTGAAGTTGAGACATAAACTGACGGGCAAATTATTAAGGGCCTCTGATGTAAGACCTCCTATTTCCGAACATGATTATGATAAAGAAGTCTCATGTACTGGTGATATCTCATACAATGGTAAGAATGAcgaattttggaaattcGATGTCACTACCTTAGATGAAAAGAGACCTGTTAGACCATTGGAAGATACCATTCAAGTTAGAAATATTGGGCAACGTTGTACTTTGATGTCTCATGATATTAAGCTGCCTGAAGTTTGGAATATTGATTTATCGGAGGTCGataattatttacaagaaGTTATCTGTATTGAATCCGCAGTTCATGCTAGAAGTCTGTTTCAAGTTATTCTTGTACGAAATGCACATTCTGAGCCTTACGAAAAGTTTTTTTACCCTTCTGAGAAtgaatcattcaaatttagcaaattattttatgAAATAGTCGTTAAACAATTTAAATCTGATTCCTACATTGGAAAGTCTGGCACTGAAGAAGTAGATTATATTGAAGTGGGTAATTGGCCGTTTAAAACTTTGGATGACAATATCTACGTTAAACATATTTGGTTAAGTTCCATCGTCTCAATAATGTTAGTGATTTTTGGTAATCTCATCACAATAGTTAGTTGGAATCCGTTCAGTAAACTCTCGAAGGCTGAAACTAccaaaatttataaaattatatttacAGATGTCTCAATAGAGTGTTTAGTAGGATGGTTCTTACACTATTACGTGTTTATGAAATGGTCGAATTCCGAGGGGTTGGACGTCACTAACTATTTCCCAAGTTTCTTATTTGGAGAATTACTCTTTATCTATTTACTAAACTATTTCTACCATTGGAATAAGATGTCTTTGATCATCGTACCAATTTATCTCTTAGTGATGCTGTATATGAATAAATAA
- the PAR32 gene encoding Par32p (similar to Saccharomyces cerevisiae YDL173W; ancestral locus Anc_7.362), whose amino-acid sequence MDDTTQKYKVSTGRGGIGNFQKSGTRVSPKLVPQGSQTPALIQPVYSTGRGGVGNMRKNVDPKLTRIAQDVDADDIILVKTNTSHEIRRERTIEEVTDKPPTVAIGRGGAGNIVSPETSITDSNKKKPNKRHTSRKKHEKKGFWSSLRNVFA is encoded by the coding sequence ATGGACGATACGACACAGAAATACAAAGTATCGACAGGAAGAGGTGGTATTGgtaattttcaaaagagtGGCACTCGTGTCTCGCCAAAGTTAGTACCGCAAGGTTCGCAGACACCTGCTTTAATACAGCCTGTGTACAGTACAGGACGCGGTGGTGTGGGTAATATGAGGAAAAATGTGGATCCCAAGCTGACGAGAATAGCACAGGATGTGGATGCAGATGATATAATTCTGGTAAAGACAAATACTAGCCATGAAATACGGCGTGAACGGACTATAGAAGAAGTTACAGATAAACCTCCCACTGTGGCTATAGGCAGGGGTGGGGCCGGAAACATCGTATCCCCAGAGACTAGTATTACTGATAGTAACAAGAAAAAGCCCAATAAGAGGCATACCAGCCGGAAGAAACACGAAAAGAAAGGTTTTTGGTCATCATTGAGGAATGTGTTTGcataa
- the UGX2 gene encoding Ugx2p (similar to Saccharomyces cerevisiae UGX2 (YDL169C); ancestral locus Anc_7.355): MVVRKSLSKSMLDNEVPMVYATGNNEFCVALSESQGFHWNQDLFVSQYQQFYKVEYDGFIKDRRYGRSNNCVSLSYDSKNGVSNRQNPEIVEVESDTSEKNRFRGLISK; encoded by the coding sequence ATGGTTGTTAGGAAGAGTTTAAGCAAGTCTATGTTGGACAATGAAGTGCCCATGGTTTATGCCACGGGTAATAACGAATTCTGTGTAGCGTTGTCGGAATCGCAGGGATTTCATTGGAATCAAGACCTGTTTGTTTCACAATATCAGCAGTTCTATAAAGTTGAATACGATGGGTTTATCAAGGACAGGAGATATGGTAGGTCGAATAATTGCGTGAGTCTAAGTTACGATTCTAAAAATGGAGTTTCCAATAGGCAAAATCCTGAGATTGTGGAGGTTGAGTCAGATACTAGTGAGAAAAATCGTTTTAGAGGATTGATAAgtaaatga
- the CDC9 gene encoding DNA ligase (ATP) CDC9 (similar to Saccharomyces cerevisiae CDC9 (YDL164C); ancestral locus Anc_7.343), with product MLKLLCCNKYPAQRLTPLVYIYSGIMSSNSKRQATLARFFTSIKPSADDQNSKTSSSPVPPPSSSSSSTTANGSSPLKKPKLSPIESSKTDSSETTVKQEFVCDIPYADVCVLFQEIENISSRLQIIKLCSEFFTKAMKQNTANLIPLTYLFINKLGPDYEMGLELGLGENLLMKTISESCGKSLQQVKLDYKDIGDLGTIAMNARNVQPTMFKPKPLTVGYVFQNLKLIAKSSGKDSQLKKIRLIKKLLTACKGIEAKYLIRSLESKLRIGLAEKSVLISLSKALLINEYNNTLDPDMELIEKAEQKIRDAFCQIPNYEIVINSCLKYGIMNLDEHCSLRPGIPLKPMLAKPTKTIMEVFDRFQNIHFTSEYKYDGERAQVHLMNDGSMRIYSRNGENMTERYPEINVTDFIKDLNLTKSLIIDCEAVAWDREEKKILPFQVLSTRKRKDVDIKDIKVRICLFAFDILCHNDEKLINKSLRERREILHSVTREVHGEFTYAKELSTNNLDELQLFLDQSVKDSCEGLMVKVLDGEDSHYEPSKRSRNWLKLKKDYLDGVGDSLDLCVLGAFYGRGKRTGTYGGFLLGCYNQDTGEFETACKIGTGFSDEVLQSLYDRLKSTTIDGPKATYIYDSSAQPDVWFEPTLLFEVLTADLSMSPIYKAGASTYSKGISLRFPRFIRLREDKSVEEATSSEQIIELYENQSHVAK from the coding sequence ATGTTGAAGCTACTCTGCTGTAATAAGTATCCCGCACAACGTTTGACGCCActagtatatatatattcagGAATAATGTCCTCAAATAGCAAGAGACAAGCAACTTTAGCTAGATTCTTCACGTCAATAAAACCTTCTGCAGACGATCAGAATTCAAAGACCTCCTCATCTCCCGTGCCACCTCCGTCCAGTTCTTCGTCTTCTACCACAGCTAATGGCTCTTCCCCATTGAAAAAGCCCAAGTTGAGCCCAATTGAGAGCTCGAAAACAGATTCTTCTGAAACCACCGTTAAACAAGAGTTTGTATGCGATATTCCTTACGCAGATGTGTGTGTACTGttccaagaaattgaaaacataTCTTCCAGATTACAAATTATTAAACTTTGttctgaatttttcactaAAGCCATGAAACAGAACACAGCAAACTTAATCCCATTGACGTAccttttcattaataaattAGGTCCCGATTACGAAATGGGACTGGAGTTGGGTCTAGGTGAAAATTTACTAATGAAAACAATCAGTGAATCCTGTGGTAAATCATTACAACAAGTTAAATTGGATTATAAGGATATTGGGGATCTCGGAACCATTGCCATGAACGCAAGAAATGTCCAGCCAACTATGTTCAAACCAAAACCTTTAACTGTCGGTTACgtattccaaaatttgaaattaattgCCAAATCAAGTGGTAAAGATTCTCAActcaagaaaataagattAATTAAAAAACTTTTGACTGCTTGTAAAGGTATCGAAgccaaatatttgatcaGATCTCTGGAATCGAAACTAAGAATTGGTCTCGCAGAGAAGAGTGTCCTTATATCCCTATCCAAAGCACTATTAATCAATGAATACAACAATACACTTGATCCAGACATGGAACTGATTGAAAAAGCTGAACAAAAAATCAGAGACGCCTTTTGTCAAATCCCCAATTATGAAATTGTTATAAATTCATGCCTTAAATATGGTATAATGAATTTAGATGAACACTGTTCTTTAAGACCTGGTATTCCATTGAAACCAATGTTAGCTAAACCAACAAAAACAATAATGGAAGTGTTTGacagatttcaaaatatacaTTTTACTTCCGAATATAAGTACGATGGTGAGAGAGCTCAGGTACATTTGATGAATGATGGAAGCATGAGAATTTACTCTCGTAATGGCGAAAACATGACCGAAAGATATCCTGAAATTAATGTAACAGATTTTATCAAGGATCTAAACCTTACAAAAAGTTTAATCATCGATTGTGAAGCAGTTGCCTGGGACagagaggaaaagaaaatcttaCCATTTCAGGTCCTAAGTACAAGAAAGCGTAAGGATGTCGATATCAAGGATATTAAAGTTAGAATTTGTTTATTCGCATTTGATATATTGTGTCATAATGACGAAAAATTAATCAACAAGAGCCTAAGAGAAAGAAGGGAAATCTTGCATTCTGTAACAAGAGAAGTTCATGGAGAATTTACTTATGCAAAAGAATTATCCACTAATAATTTAGATGAATTACAACTTTTCTTGGATCAGTCTGTTAAGGATTCATGTGAAGGCTTAATGGTGAAAGTCTTAGACGGTGAAGACTCGCATTATGAGCCAAGTAAAAGATCCCGTAACTggttgaaattgaaaaaggacTACTTAGACGGTGTTGGTGATTCTTTAGATCTTTGCGTTCTTGGTGCCTTTTATGGAAGAGGTAAGCGTACTGGTACATACGGTGGATTCCTGTTAGGCTGTTACAATCAAGATACAGGTGAATTCGAAACAGCATGCAAAATTGGTACAGGGTTTTCAGACGAAGTGTTACAGTCCCTATATGACAGATTGAAGAGTACGACAATCGATGGCCCTAAAGCCACATACATCTACGACTCCAGCGCCCAACCAGACGTTTGGTTCGAGCCAACTTTGCTGTTTGAAGTTCTTACTGCAGATCTTTCCATGTCACCAATTTACAAAGCAGGTGCATCAACCTACTCGAAGGGTATCTCATTGAGATTCCCAAGATTCATCAGACTTCGAGAAGACAAATCCGTCGAAGAAGCGACTTCTTCCGAACAGATAATAGAACTGTATGAAAACCAATCTCACGTAGCCAAATAG
- the MSS51 gene encoding Mss51p (similar to Saccharomyces cerevisiae MSS51 (YLR203C); ancestral locus Anc_7.346), producing MLLSGAPHVYARGRLQHLQRRVLSRTLVGFVRNALGLEPPPTPDEPRVSNRFYPWDQSPSPELRERAAKIKAMARCPITGKEINYTCPISGIPTHHSREAWEQDEAYHRNKIPDILKKVNIYEHDLRSGRSFPEFDFPSDQTFDRAVNLANWDLYFYTRSFYSMDTEFQLATVTKMLSYPITIASVLHQYSPYSLYPHGPITLEGLKSIAALRYSLYPSQHKSSRSVLNKTRPMRIFILGARAESQLPGHVWKQFQYLFPLQTFEIIFIGPECQLREPSNSVGGANNIVKRIDDTISLVYHPKLFHDIHKAQDFFPYDPYNDVFFVFHPGFASPETKELWMNDTVKALLDTKCAVFHTGFSKKDLSNDVKLLNKMYGDKLDTLMTPVKNLFGSTKWELNDLNPQEVYQFNMYISAFRGKRYHPIEI from the coding sequence ATGTTACTTTCCGGTGCTCCTCATGTATATGCAAGGGGACGATTACAAcatcttcaaagaagaGTTCTTTCTCGAACGTTGGTTGGATTTGTTAGGAATGCTTTAGGGTTAGAACCTCCACCAACTCCGGATGAGCCACGAGTAAGCAATAGGTTCTATCCATGGGATCAATCTCCTTCACCTGAACTACGAGAAAGAGCAGCCAAGATTAAAGCTATGGCACGTTGCCCTATAACGGGAAAGGAAATTAATTATACGTGCCCAATTTCTGGTATACCAACCCATCACTCGAGAGAAGCTTGGGAGCAAGATGAAGCTTACCACAGGAATAAGATTCctgatattttgaagaaggtTAATATTTACGAACATGATTTGAGAAGTGGCAGATCTTTCCCAGAGTTTGACTTTCCTAGTGACCAGACGTTTGATCGTGCTGTCAATTTGGCTAATTGGGATTTGTATTTTTACACGAGGTCATTCTATTCTATGGATACCGAATTTCAATTAGCTACAGTAACGAAGATGCTGAGTTATCCTATCACAATTGCTTCGGTATTACACCAATATTCTCCATATTCTCTCTATCCACACGGTCCAATTACTTTGGAAGGTTTGAAATCGATTGCAGCTCTAAGATATTCGTTGTATCCATCGCAACATAAATCATCACGTAGTGTGCTTAACAAGACACGTCCAATGAGAATTTTTATACTGGGCGCACGTGCTGAGAGTCAATTACCAGGTCATGTCTGGAAGCAATTCCAATATTTGTTCCCATTacaaacttttgaaattattttcattggtcCTGAATGCCAACTAAGAGAACCAAGTAATAGCGTTGGTGGTGCGAACAATATAGTTAAGAGAATTGATGATACCATATCGTTAGTTTACCATCCTAAATTATTCCATGACATACATAAGGCTCAAGATTTCTTCCCATACGATCCCTACAACGATGTTTTCTTTGTGTTCCATCCTGGGTTTGCTTCACCTGAAACTAAGGAACTTTGGATGAACGATACCGTGAAGGCATTATTAGACACAAAATGCGCAGTTTTCCATACCGGATTTAGTAAGAAGGACTTATCTAATGATGTTAAATTGTTAAACAAAATGTATGGTGACAAACTTGACACTCTAATGACACCTGTGAAGAACTTATTTGGAAGTACCAAATGGGAACTGAACGATCTAAATCCTCAAGAAGTTTATCAATTCAACATGTATATATCTGCGTTCAGAGGTAAGAGGTACCATCCTATTGAAATATGA
- the CDC36 gene encoding CCR4-NOT core subunit CDC36 (similar to Saccharomyces cerevisiae CDC36 (YDL165W); ancestral locus Anc_7.347) translates to MDKFGLKALIPLIKQDPQGEKNGQYDHSMTLGADLSSMLYSLGIPRDKQHHRVLDTFQSPWAETSRSEVEPKFSIPDSFNNISNVLQSNVTPPCFDSIQNDQQRVALFQDETLFYLFYKHPATVIQELTYLELRKRNWRYHKTLKAWLTKDPMMEPIVSQDGLSEKGSYVFFDPQRWEKCQRDFLLFYNAIM, encoded by the coding sequence ATGGATAAGTTCGGTTTGAAAGCCCTGATACCTCTCATTAAGCAGGATCCACAAGGTGAGAAAAATGGACAATACGACCATTCAATGACATTGGGTGCGGATTTGTCTTCCATGCTATATTCTCTGGGTATTCCCCGTGATAAGCAACACCATAGAGTACTAGATACGTTCCAGTCACCATGGGCTGAAACTTCAAGAAGTGAAGTAGAACCAAAATTCAGTATTCCAGATTCATTCaacaatatttcaaatgtaCTACAATCGAATGTAACGCCGCCTTGTTTTGATTCTATTCAGAATGATCAACAACGTGTGGCTTTATTTCAAGACGAAACTTTGTTTTATCTATTCTATAAACATCCTGCAACGGTCATTCAAGAATTAACTTATTTAGAATTAAGAAAACGTAATTGGAGATATCACAAGACACTCAAAGCATGGTTGACGAAAGATCCAATGATGGAACCAATAGTATCTCAAGATGGGCTGAGTGAAAAGGGCTCTTATGTATTCTTCGATCCTCAAAGATGGGAAAAATGTCAGAGAGATTTCTTGTTATTTTATAACGCCATTATGTAG
- the FAP7 gene encoding nucleoside-triphosphatase (similar to Saccharomyces cerevisiae FAP7 (YDL166C); ancestral locus Anc_7.348), with protein MVTETKESRRYSPNLLVTGTPGCGKSTTCELLMRRLPDYTYFNISEFAEKHKCYDGYDESRKSHIVDDDKLLDELEPLLRRGKSIIDWHVNDVFPERLIDLVVVLRCDNSILFDRLHGRGYHESKIQENLDAEIMGVVLQDALDSYEQEIVVELQSNSTEEMDANVERIVAWQEMWLTQHKNGVTNEYQGELPKDSNSDEEQQEESSASSDESSSDESETAEEDAGSN; from the coding sequence ATGGTCACGGAAACGAAAGAATCACGTAGATACAGTCCAAATTTGCTGGTCACTGGGACGCCTGGTTGTGGTAAATCGACCACATGTGAGTTGCTAATGCGTAGACTGCCTGATTATacatatttcaatatctcaGAGTTTGCTGAGAAACATAAATGTTACGATGGATACGACGAGTCCCGTAAATCTCATATTGTCGATGACGATAAGCTATTAGACGAACTGGAGCCTCTCTTACGTCGTGGTAAGTCCATCATTGACTGGCATGTTAATGATGTGTTCCCAGAGAGGCTGATCGACCTTGTGGTCGTACTCAGATGCGACAATTCTATATTATTTGACAGACTACATGGCAGAGGCTATCACGAATCGAAGATTCAGGAAAACCTGGATGCAGAGATCATGGGAGTGGTCCTACAGGATGCATTAGATTCTTACGAACAAGAGATTGTCGTGGAATTGCAAAGCAATAGCACCGAAGAGATGGATGCAAATGTAGAACGTATCGTCGCATGGCAAGAAATGTGGCTCACACAACACAAGAATGGTGTCACCAACGAATATCAAGGTGAATTACCAAAGGATTCAAATTCGGACGAAGAACAACAGGAAGAAAGCTCTGCAAGCTCAGACGAAAGCTCTTCTGATGAGTCAGAAACtgcagaagaagatgctGGATCCAACTGA
- the NRP1 gene encoding Nrp1p (similar to Saccharomyces cerevisiae NRP1 (YDL167C); ancestral locus Anc_7.349), giving the protein MFYVILELDTLHQVETPKDHTRITKVTFQLVNANALGEVPTKVDQIVIDEQAESFKAAFEKLNESITSITRDSSFILCSLFSTWDIRVTLNRQARDLGVSMPYFLQYPKIFDLMKEYQRWCLNHPEVMSWKPKLESDKTINMDKKKLGLLELLTVLGLEDMYNFKEENDGAIDDKMFKNERDMTISTSVLLQLLIRCTTSDDTKNVLTCPYDSDTDVRSFLQERSRVLYMNNLPSDTTQSELESWFTQFGTRPVGFWTFKNVVGDTSSLANTWNSNNSPYVEELDSIPGFVVFQTHEEAIEVLALNGRAILSNVANTKQPRVVEHVVEIQPSSTSVLDKAHEILSSFPQSKNKPRPGDWSCPSCGFSNFQRRTACFRCSFPAPSNGHINIKSQNNSHHPEITSEHNTEGSQQNNTNRANASFNNSMYRYNTRYVNGSSYNQMNNNNHNNNTGSNIPFRAGDWNCASCTYHNFAKNVLCLRCGGPKTSTIYQQQNNNHNHGNNNNNINVIEKPKDESTRKVDLLEFVSLASNNVLRNISSTGN; this is encoded by the coding sequence ATGTTTTACGTCATATTGGAACTGGATACGTTACACCAGGTAGAGACTCCGAAGGATCATACGAGGATTACAAAGGTTACTTTCCAATTAGTAAACGCAAACGCTTTGGGTGAGGTACCTACTAAAGTGGATCAGATTGTAATCGATGAACAAGCTGAGAGTTTCAAAGCcgcttttgaaaagttgaATGAATCAATTACATCGATCACAAGAGATTCAAGTTTTATTTTATGTTCGCTATTCTCCACATGGGATATTCGTGTTACTTTAAACCGCCAAGCTCGAGATCTAGGTGTCAGTATGCCATACTTTCTGCAATATcctaaaatttttgacctaatgaaagaatatcaaagatGGTGTTTAAACCATCCAGAAGTGATGTCATGGAAACCTAAGCTAGAAAGTGACAAAACAATAAATATGgataaaaagaaattgggTCTATTGGAGCTATTGACCGTACTCGGTTTGGAAGATATGTACAACTTtaaagaggaaaatgaTGGTGCAATTGATGATAAAAtgtttaaaaatgaaagagatATGACAATATCTACTAGTGTACTTTTGCAACTACTGATAAGATGTACCACTTCTGATGATACGAAAAATGTTTTGACGTGTCCCTACGATTCCGATACTGATGTCAGAAGTTTCTTACAAGAACGTTCAAGGGTCTTATATATGAACAATTTACCTTCTGATACCACTCAAAGTGAACTAGAATCCTGGTTTACGCAATTTGGCACCAGGCCCGTTGGATTTTGGACTTTCAAGAATGTGGTAGGGGACACTTCAAGCCTGGCAAACACTTGGAATTCAAATAACAGTCCATACGTGGAAGAACTGGACAGTATACCTGGATTTGTGGTGTTCCAAACACACGAAGAGGCTATTGAAGTGCTAGCTTTGAATGGACGCGCAATTTTATCTAATGTAGCCAATACAAAACAGCCTCGAGTTGTAGAACATGTTGTAGAGATTCAACCATCTAGTACTAGTGTTCTCGATAAAGCTCATGAAATTCTATCATCTTTCCCACAAAGTAAAAATAAACCAAGACCTGGTGATTGGAGTTGTCCATCATGTGGATTTTCGAACTTCCAAAGACGTACAGCATGCTTCAGGTGTTCCTTTCCAGCTCCATCCAATGGtcatataaatatcaaatcaCAAAATAATAGTCATCATCCAGAGATAACATCTGAGCATAACACCGAGGGTTCCCAACAGAATAATACCAATAGAGCGAATGCATCATTCAATAACTCAATGTATCGTTACAATACGCGCTATGTTAATGGCTCATCTTACAACCAgatgaataataataatcaCAACAATAACACTGGTTCTAACATTCCATTTAGAGCTGGAGATTGGAATTGTGCATCCTGTACATATCATAATTTTGCTAAGAACGTTTTATGTTTACGGTGCGGTGGGCCAAAGACGTCTACCATAtatcaacaacaaaataaCAATCACAATCATGgtaacaacaacaataatatcaatGTTATCGAGAAACCTAAGGATGAGAGCACTAGGAAGGTCGATCTTTTAGAATTTGTGTCATTGGCTTCAAACAATGTTTTGAGAAACATTTCTAGTACAGGTAACTAA
- the SFA1 gene encoding bifunctional alcohol dehydrogenase/S-(hydroxymethyl)glutathione dehydrogenase (similar to Saccharomyces cerevisiae SFA1 (YDL168W); ancestral locus Anc_7.350) translates to MSSTQGKAIQCKAAVAYEAKKPLVVQDVIVDAPKAHEVRIKIMNTAICHTDAYTLSGVDPEGLFPCILGHEGSGIVESIGEGVTSVKVGDHVIPLYTAECQKCKFCKSGKTNLCGAVRETQGKGVMPDGTSRFHTLEGKDIFHFMGCSTFSEYTVVADVSVVAIDKKVSLEPASLLGCGVTTGFGAAVKAANVQKGDTVAVFGAGTVGLSVVQGARMRGCSKVIVVDINDEKKQFSYDFGATDFVNPMTDLKDGETIVNKLISMTDGGLDYTFDCTGNVHVMRNALEACHKGWGQSFIIGVAAAGQEISTRPFQLVTGRVWRGTAFGDIKGRTDMPQLLDDYEKGLLKIDEFITHRRQFDEINDGFEDLHMGTCLRTVLKF, encoded by the coding sequence ATGTCATCTACTCAAGGTAAAGCAATTCAATGTAAAGCTGCTGTGGCTTACGAAGCTAAAAAACCATTAGTCGTTCAAGACGTCATCGTTGATGCACCAAAGGCACACGAAGTTCGTATTAAGATCATGAACACCGCAATCTGTCACACTGATGCTTACACTCTATCAGGTGTTGATCCAGAAGGTCTTTTCCCTTGTATTCTAGGTCATGAAGGTTCCGGTATCGTCGAAAGTATCGGTGAGGGAGTCACAAGTGTTAAAGTTGGTGATCATGTCATCCCCCTTTACACTGCAGAATGTCAAAAATGTAAATTCTGTAAATCTGGTAAGACCAACTTATGTGGTGCTGTTAGAGAAACTCAAGGTAAAGGTGTTATGCCTGATGGTACTTCGAGATTCCACACTTTAGAGGGTAAGGAtatctttcatttcatGGGTTGTTCCACTTTCTCTGAGTACACTGTCGTTGCTGATGTCTCCGTCGTTGCCATTGACAAGAAGGTCTCTTTAGAACCTGCTTCTCTATTAGGTTGTGGTGTCACTACAGGTTTTGGTGCTGCTGTTAAAGCTGCTAATGTCCAAAAGGGAGATACCGTAGCTGTCTTCGGTGCAGGAACTGTCGGTCTATCCGTGGTTCAAGGTGCCAGAATGAGAGGTTGTTCAAAGGTCATTGTTGTTGATATCAATGACgaaaagaaacaattcAGTTACGACTTTGGTGCTACCGATTTCGTTAATCCGATGACAGATTTAAAAGATGGTGAAACTATTGTCAACAAactaatttcaatgacTGATGGTGGGTTAGATTACACTTTCGACTGTACTGGTAATGTACACGTCATGAGAAATGCCCTAGAAGCATGTCATAAAGGTTGGGGTCAATCCTTCATTATTGGTGTTGCCGCTGCTGGCCAAGAAATTTCCACAAGACCATTCCAATTAGTCACTGGTAGAGTCTGGAGAGGTACTGCCTTCGGTGACATCAAAGGTAGAACCGATATGCCTCAATTATTGGATGATTACGAAAAGGGCCTCTTAAAGATCGATGAATTCATCACCCACAGGAGACAATtcgatgaaattaatgatgGTTTCGAAGATTTACACATGGGTACTTGTTTAAGAACggttttgaaattttaa